The Pectobacterium wasabiae CFBP 3304 DNA segment ATGGTGCGATCGTCATCGGGTAATACCAGATTGTTATCAACCCCGCGACCAATAGTGCCTCCGGGCGGAAGGAAATCACAACGGATTTGCGGCGGCTGGTGGCCGGGTTTAGTCGTTACTATCGTAAATCGCATAACGGGTTCCTGCGGTTAGCGGTTCGGCATCTATGCCCCACCTCTCTTGGGAAAAGGTACGGGTATAGCGCACGGGATGCGTCTAATAGTACGGTTGGGTTTTAGTTTTATTTGAATGACTGTAATGGTTGGGTTTGATCAGGCGTAATGCGGCTTAATTTCCTCAATAAGTAGCGCGATTGGATATCCTATTTAAGCTGATGGTATTGCGTTGAATAAAATGCGTTTAATTAACTCATGAGGTGGCGTTATTTTAAGTTAGTTAAGGGGAGCAAGATGTTTCAATCTCACATAGCCTTTTTTTGAACCGATAAGATCTTTTTGGGATGCATCGTACTCAGAAACATAAATCCAATCAGAGTTAGCTGTTTTCATTTTAACGAGAGCGTGCTGGCTGTCGATTTTATAAATTACCTTTCCAGTATCATTAGGTTTATCAAATAGACTTACATTATCCACACCATCTTTTAATTGATAAATAATAACATATGGTAATGGATTACAAGAATCTGAGTTGTCGTCTATTTTAAAGTTTGTATCTTTTTGTAAAAAAGATACAAACTCAGCCTGCCAAATGGCCGAGTCGCACTCTTTATAATTGATAAGTTTCTTGAGCGTCACTGTACCATTTTGTTCTGCGTGACCTTCTTTATTGATAAAGAATTCATCCGGTATGGTTTTGAAGTTCTTTTTGACGAACGCTTCATTTGAATGAGTACTTTTAATATCAATGACTTCTTTTTGCTTACCTTCATTGGAAAAAACAAAAAATCGTAACTTTAGCTCTGGGTCATTTATCCCGTTATTCCACTGTGGGAGCCAATAAAATTGCAATACACCATCTTTTTCAGTATCAGCTAAAGAAGGTAAGGGAGAAAGAAGTAAAATTATTAGGCAGATAAAAACATTTCTTTTCATGTCCTATTCCTTTAAATTATTCTCTACATCCTGTGTAGCAGGATGTAATGGTTATTGTGAAATTCTCAACACCTTCATCTTTTATGAATTTTTTTAGCTCTATTAACTTAAGCACGCTTCCTCCTACAATATCTATTCCTTTAGAGCTACCAATGAGCAAGCATCCTTTGCTATGAATAGGCAAATTACCATTATGAATAAGAATATAACGAGAAAGAGGAACTGAGGAGTTATATAGAATGGGAACTGGATTATGTGGAATGACACCAGAAATAGATGAATTATGCCATTTTATTTTATATTCCCCCTCAGGAATTCTTTTATTTTGGTTAGATTGAGTCGTATCTGGTCCTGGCCTTTCCAAAAAGTACCCTTTGATACTGCTGCCAGAAACATTAAAAACACTAATAGTTGATTTATTAGTTTGCCACATCCGTCTGATATAGATCACATGACTTGCCATTACTTCCCCCCTAATTTAGTGACCCCGCAGGGCCACTAATTTTACTAAAACGATTACGCCTCTTTATTCTCTTTGATATTCCATCCCGCACTGCTTTCAGCGCCTTTACTGCCGGATGAAGTTTGTTCCCAGTACTGCTGTTTCACTTTTGATGCCTGGAAAGCATAGGTAATGCCAACAGTATCACCACTGTCTGAGCCAGTGTAGTTAACGGAAGTCACGAGCACATCTTCTAACGTGATGCGAGCATATTCCACTTGTTGACCGCCTGCTTTACAAACCGAAAGTTCAACTTTGGAAAGGTGCTTACCACTTGCGCAATATTTAAGGATTGCGGTAGTTGATTTGTCGATCAACGCATTGACACTCAGATCGACAAAATTAACCTTACCGGCTCCGCCGCCGCCACCTACGGACATATTACCAGGTTGATTAGCGCCCCAGTAAAAGGAATTGATATCCGTCCAACCGGTGTGGTTAGCGTCTTTAGATTCACCAGTCACACCATCAACTTTTAAAAACATATCAATAGCCATAATTATCCTCTCTTGCTTGGTTTATATTATGCTTTGATAAAGCATCGTTATGGAAAACAGGAAAGCATGGGGCTGAATAAAACAGTCCATATTTTACCTCCGCCTCGTTTTCTGAATATCGCTACATGTGTTATTCAGAGGGATTTTTCATTACCCCACGTCGTGGATTAATAAAAAACAGTGAATAGTTTTTATCATCTACATAATAAATAAGACCATTTAAGAATATCGATTCTATTTTTAATAAATCAAAAGACGATATTTACCCATATGTTATGGCGTTCCATAAACCGCCCTTACATTCAACTATCAATTTTCATTCGATTTCAGCGATGGCAGTTTCGATACCAGTCGCAGCGAAACCGTCAGGCCCTCTAGCTGGTAATGCGGGCGCAGGAAGAATTTCGCTGCGTAATAACCTGGATTATCTTCCTGCTCCTCTACCGTTACCTCGGCCGCGGCCAGTGGTTTACGCGATTTGGTTTCCTGCGAGGAGTTGGCAGGATCGCCATCAACGTAGTTCATTACCCAATCGTTCAACCAGCGTTCCATTTCATCACGCTCGCGGAAAGAACCGATCTTGTCGCGCACAATGCATTTCAGGTAATGCGCGAAGCGGCAGCAGGCGAACAGATAGGGCAAACGAGCGGCCAGACGGGCGTTGGCGGTAGCATCAGCATCGTGATACTCGGTCGGTTTCTGTAGCGACTGTGCACCGATAAAGGCGGCGAAGTCAGAGTTTTTACGATGCACCAGCGGCATAAAGCCGTTTTTCGCCAGCTCGGCTTCGCGTCTGTCGCTGATGGCGATTTCGGTCGGACACTTCATATCCACGCCACCGTCATCACTCGGGAAAGTGTGGCACGGCAGATTTTCGACTGCACCACCCGATTCCACGCCGCGAATCGCGGTACACCAGCCGTATTCTTTAAACGAGCGGTTGATGTTGGCTGCCATCGCGTAAGCCGCATTGCTCCATGCATAGTTGCTGTGGTCAGAGCCGTCGGTCTGTTCTTCAAAATCAAAGTGATCAACCGGATTGGTGCGAATGCCGTAAGGCAGACGCGCGAGGAAACGCGGCATCATCATACCGAGGTAGCGGGCATCTTCCGATTCACGCAGGCTACGCCACGCAGCATATTCTGTGTTTTGGAAGATCTTGGTCAGATCGCGTGGGTTAGCCAGTTCCTGCCAGGATTCCATCTGCATCACACTCGGTGCAGTACCGGTGATGAACGGACAGTGTGCGGCCGCACCGATGCGTGCCATTTCACCCAGCAACTCGACATCCTGTGGGCTGTGGTCGAAGTAATAATCGCCCACCAGACAGCCAAATGGTTCACCACCGAACTGACCATACTCCTGCTCGTAGATTTTTTTGAACAGCGGGCTTTGATCCCATCCCGCCCCTTTGAAGCGCTTCAGGCTACGGCCCAACTCCTTCTTGGAGATGCTCATGAAACGGATTTTCAGCATCTCGTCAGTTTCAGTGTTGTTCACAAGATAGCTCAGACCGCGCCACGCGCTTTCCAGCGCCTGAAAATCATCGTGGTGAATGATCTGATTCACCTGCTGCGACAGTTTTTCGTCGATCTCAGCGATCAGCGCCTGAATGGTGCGATATGCATCACTCGATACGGTAATGGCGTTTTCCAATGCCTGCTGCGCCAGCGTTTTCACCGCGCGCTCTACCGCTTCACGCGCCTGATCGCTCTTCGGACGGAACTCTTTGTTCAGCAGCGCGCTGAACTCATCCTGACTAAAACGGGTCTCGCCCTGCGGTTGCTGCGGTTGCTGCGGTTGTGAAGTCTGGGTCATTATTGCTCTTCCTTACCTTCAACGGCATCGTCCTGCTTCGGCAGATGCGTCAGTGCCTGCAGCAGCGTGGGGTCTTGCAAAATTTTACCGACCAGTTCTTCCGCACCATTTTTACCGTCCATATAGGTCAGTAGGTTAGCCAACTGAGTACGCGCGTCCAACAGCTTGCTCAGCGGCTCAACGTTGCGCGCGATGGCATCAGGCGAGAAGTCGTCCATGCTTTCGAAAGTCAGGTCGATGTTCAGTTTACCTTCGCCGTTCAACGTGTTATCCACCTGAAAGGCAGCACGCGGCTTCAGCGCTTTCATGCGTTCATCAAAGTTATCGATGTCGATTTCGAGGAATTTACGCTCATCGAGGGCGGCCTGCGGCTCCAGCGGCTTGCCCACCAGATCCGCCAATACGCCCATGACGAACGGCAACTGAATTTTGCGTTCCGCGCCATAAATTTCCACGTCATATTCGATCTGAACGCGAGGTGCGCGATTGCGGGCAATGAACTTTTGCCCACTGGGTTTCGTTGATGCCATGGGTTTCTCCATTAATAATGCGCGGATAACGTCTCGCAGGAGGCGCGCAGGTCTCGTTGCGTTGAGTGGTTACGCTCGCTTAGTCGCGACGTCCAAAAACATTTTCCATCTGATGCACACCATCTGGCGCAAGATCGCGGATGATGTCCATAAAGTCGAGTTCGATCAGACGCTGCACGCGGTCAATCATCAGCGGAGCCGGATGGCTCGGCTCATGCAGAGTGAAATACTGCTTCACTTTCTCCAGCATCAGTTGCGCATCGGCACGTGAATTGAGCGGCAAACTGCGCCAGTCAGCGGTAACGCGCATAGGGGCAGGTGCAACCGGTGCGGCAATTTCGGCGGGTTGCACAGTGGTCACCTTGGGCCGGAGAGCGTTGAGATCGGTGGCCTGACAACGTTCAGCGATTATCGCAATCTGTTTACACAGTTGCGCCAACTCTGGTACCGCCGATTCACCCAAGCGCTCAGCCAGGGTTTCACTGATAGTTTGTAAATGTCCCGCTATTTGCAGAATTGCTTCTGTGCCGGGCTGTCCGCCGCGCGCCAACTCATCAGTCAGGCGTGGCAAACCGCCGGGATACTCGGCAACGTCCGTTTTGCTACCATCACATAGCGCCACGGCATCGCGCAGCGTGATACCGTCCGAGGCATAACGCAACAGCCAGGATTGGCGCACCGCACTGCTCAGCGCCGATTTATCCCCCAGCAGCGCCACGGCGTTGATGCGATAAAACGGATCTTCTTCGCTGAACTCTTTCAGACGCGGCCACAGTGGATCCCAGTACAGCAGCAGTGCCTGCTCAATCAGTTTCAACCCTTGAGCATAACCCGGCAGGCCTTTCAATTCGGTCCATGCATGCGTCAGCGCTAATATCACGCGCAGGTCTTTACTGCGTCTCAGCAGGTCAATCGCCAGCTTTTCAACTTTATTCCAGTCCGCCGGTTCCGCCGGGATAATGGTGTTACCGAACTGCTGCTCGGCTTTGCCCGTGCTGGCCTGTTCCATCGCCTGGAAATCCGCGTGGTACTCTAGGTTGTCGCCACAGGGATTGTCACTGCTAACCGGTGCCAGCAAGGCATCTACATTTATCGTCATGCGCATTGGCCTCAGGATTCAAACATCGGTGGATAAAGTCCGTTTCGTCCGGGTTTTGCTCCACCGGCCGGGTCGAACAACAACGAAAACAACTGTGCAGTGAAATTGCCGCTGTGCATCTGGGTATAAAGTGGGAAACCATCGCTCTGATTGGTCCACCAAAAACTGGTGTAGAACTGTGGGTCAAAACTGTCACCCGGCCGTTTCCAGTTCAACGTTGACGAGTAATCACCCGTATCAATCACGTCGAGGATGCCCGACGGCTCAGCATCCCCCTGCGGTTGCGGAATGCTGAGTAGTGCCTGATCCAGTTGTTCTGGCGTGCCGCCGCTCCGCACCACGCGCAGCAGCATGTTACCAACCTGCTGATACCACTCACCGGAGCGTGCCAGCAGCGCTGGCGACCACTCTGCTGGCGTGAAATGGCGCAGTGCACACAGCGGGTAGTTGCGCCCGACGCTGTCGTGCGCGGCGATCAGGCAGCCCATCTGAATCAACTGACTACCGAGCATCGGCGGTACGACAAAATTCCACACTGGCGCGTTGAGAAAGGCACGCGACGGTGCGTTATCCCCCTCTTCACTGGTTTTCCAGTGATGCAGTCCGACCTGAAACCAGTTGGACCACTGCCGATAGAGCGCATCGGGAAAACGTCGCTTCACAAAATCACCCGAGCTAGGCAATTTTCCGTACCAGCCGGGGGTAGCGTAATGAGTCATTATCAGCTCCTGTTTCAGGGGCAGCCAAAGCTGGGAAGCTGGAATGGGTTGCGAATACTGCCAGGCGTGAACGACAGCGTGACCTGATGACCATCGACGTTGAAACTGGCTTCGCGGGTTAAACCGCCGGCAGAGGTCAGCCGGGCGCGATCGAAGAAGCGATTGAGCGCCCACGGGCCGCTGGTGACCAGTGTCGAGGTGGTGCCATTGGTCAGACCAAGCTGCATGCGCACCTGGCTAGTGCCACCTGGACCGGGCCAGTTCACCATCTGCACCGCCTGCGGTCCGTGGCTGTAACGCAGAATCTGACCGTCAACATCCAACGTCAGGTTAAGGATCGCGTTGTCCATCTTCACCGTGCGCAGCGTGATGCGGAATGACGACGTGGTGGCACCGTT contains these protein-coding regions:
- a CDS encoding DUF5675 family protein, with the protein product MASHVIYIRRMWQTNKSTISVFNVSGSSIKGYFLERPGPDTTQSNQNKRIPEGEYKIKWHNSSISGVIPHNPVPILYNSSVPLSRYILIHNGNLPIHSKGCLLIGSSKGIDIVGGSVLKLIELKKFIKDEGVENFTITITSCYTGCRE
- a CDS encoding Hcp family type VI secretion system effector, with translation MAIDMFLKVDGVTGESKDANHTGWTDINSFYWGANQPGNMSVGGGGGAGKVNFVDLSVNALIDKSTTAILKYCASGKHLSKVELSVCKAGGQQVEYARITLEDVLVTSVNYTGSDSGDTVGITYAFQASKVKQQYWEQTSSGSKGAESSAGWNIKENKEA
- the tssC gene encoding type VI secretion system contractile sheath large subunit; this encodes MTQTSQPQQPQQPQGETRFSQDEFSALLNKEFRPKSDQAREAVERAVKTLAQQALENAITVSSDAYRTIQALIAEIDEKLSQQVNQIIHHDDFQALESAWRGLSYLVNNTETDEMLKIRFMSISKKELGRSLKRFKGAGWDQSPLFKKIYEQEYGQFGGEPFGCLVGDYYFDHSPQDVELLGEMARIGAAAHCPFITGTAPSVMQMESWQELANPRDLTKIFQNTEYAAWRSLRESEDARYLGMMMPRFLARLPYGIRTNPVDHFDFEEQTDGSDHSNYAWSNAAYAMAANINRSFKEYGWCTAIRGVESGGAVENLPCHTFPSDDGGVDMKCPTEIAISDRREAELAKNGFMPLVHRKNSDFAAFIGAQSLQKPTEYHDADATANARLAARLPYLFACCRFAHYLKCIVRDKIGSFRERDEMERWLNDWVMNYVDGDPANSSQETKSRKPLAAAEVTVEEQEDNPGYYAAKFFLRPHYQLEGLTVSLRLVSKLPSLKSNEN
- the tssB gene encoding type VI secretion system contractile sheath small subunit; its protein translation is MASTKPSGQKFIARNRAPRVQIEYDVEIYGAERKIQLPFVMGVLADLVGKPLEPQAALDERKFLEIDIDNFDERMKALKPRAAFQVDNTLNGEGKLNIDLTFESMDDFSPDAIARNVEPLSKLLDARTQLANLLTYMDGKNGAEELVGKILQDPTLLQALTHLPKQDDAVEGKEEQ
- the tssA gene encoding type VI secretion system protein TssA, producing MTINVDALLAPVSSDNPCGDNLEYHADFQAMEQASTGKAEQQFGNTIIPAEPADWNKVEKLAIDLLRRSKDLRVILALTHAWTELKGLPGYAQGLKLIEQALLLYWDPLWPRLKEFSEEDPFYRINAVALLGDKSALSSAVRQSWLLRYASDGITLRDAVALCDGSKTDVAEYPGGLPRLTDELARGGQPGTEAILQIAGHLQTISETLAERLGESAVPELAQLCKQIAIIAERCQATDLNALRPKVTTVQPAEIAAPVAPAPMRVTADWRSLPLNSRADAQLMLEKVKQYFTLHEPSHPAPLMIDRVQRLIELDFMDIIRDLAPDGVHQMENVFGRRD
- the tagF gene encoding type VI secretion system-associated protein TagF, producing MTHYATPGWYGKLPSSGDFVKRRFPDALYRQWSNWFQVGLHHWKTSEEGDNAPSRAFLNAPVWNFVVPPMLGSQLIQMGCLIAAHDSVGRNYPLCALRHFTPAEWSPALLARSGEWYQQVGNMLLRVVRSGGTPEQLDQALLSIPQPQGDAEPSGILDVIDTGDYSSTLNWKRPGDSFDPQFYTSFWWTNQSDGFPLYTQMHSGNFTAQLFSLLFDPAGGAKPGRNGLYPPMFES